The region GCCTACCCAGAACACGGGTGCTGCGAACACAATCGCAGGTTGCGACTCGGTGCTTTGGAGACAGCTGCCCCCAACCTTCAGTGCCGTGAAGCGATCGTCGTCGACATGCGAATGCAGGCAGCCGAGTCCTCGGCCTCGCTGTGGCACGGCCTCTATGGGCCCGCTGCTTCGGACGCGCGTGTTACTCCGATACTGTACCTGCTCAGCAAGTCCTTTCCGACGAGTTCCTCGCAGCGTCGTAAAGCGTCGCGTGAGATCCTCCTTCGCTCCGCCAGGAGCGGCTTGAGAGCATGTGGGAGGCCTTGTGGGGTGACTGCAGTGCTTCCGCCTTCCAGTTCGTCCTCCCACGCGTCACAGAAGAGCTCGAGCTTTGCACATTCCTTGGCGTACTCATGCTCGAGAACACTAATCACGCCATGAACGCTCTCCCGACGATCGGCGGGCAGCCCCTCGTCGCTGGCAACGGCCGTAAGAACTGCAATGGAAGCGTCTGGATCAGGGTATAATTCGGGATAGAGGGCCTCGCGAACTCTCTTCTTGAGTTCGGCTGTCTCGGTGGGGGGAAGCGCGTTCACGAGCGCGTCCCATGTCCGAAGATGCAGCGCACGAATACTCTTGACCGCCGACAGACGCGCGGCCCAAACGCGGTGTGGCTCGCCGTCCTCGCGTCCCTCTGCAATCCTCGATGAGAACTGCCGCGAAAGCTGTGGCGCACCGTCGAGCCAGACCTTTGACCACCGTGCTAGCAGTTTCGTGCGTTCCTGGTCATACGACTCCAGCAGTTCGTCGACTGCATCACACTGACGCCCGTCATTGAATGCCAATCGCGTCTGCTCAACAATCGGGCACAGGTCGATCGTCAGCCACCGACTGTACGCAGGAACGGCAAACGACTTCCTCCGAGACGCGGCCGCCCGCAGACGCGTGATCCACTTCTGCTGCTCCGGACTGAGCACTACTGCGCAAGCATCGATGAAGCGAAGCTCTAACCGCTCCGCCTCATTCATGATGACTCGAAGCTGGCGATACGACTCGCCTTCTGCCGCAGCGAACTCGCTTGATCCGTAGCCGTACTGTTGCATGGCCGCCGACAGGCTTGCTCCTGCCGCAAGAAACGGTGGCACGAGCCGATCCATCCTTTTGTCGTGCTCGAGCACGAACTCGTCGAAACGAGCCTCGATGAATTTGGCTTGGTCCGTCGTAGCACCGAAGCGCGACTGCCACTTCTCCAGCTCGACCCGAGTCAACGTCCGCTCGACGGGTATGGCGACGACGCTCACGGACGCGGTGCCCGGTGTGGCATAGCTTCGCAGCGTCTTTGGGTTGTCGCAGTTTGCAAACGCCGTTGCGATAGTGCAGATGATGAGGGCGATCATGGCGCTGGCTCATCCTCCGCATGGGTCGCCTATCGGCCCAGTCTGCACGATGTATACAGTTTGAATCACCGCCGTCATCACACAGCCGTGTGGAGGCGAGCACGCTGCGAGTTGCATTCGGCATGTGGATGCGGACTCATCGAGCGGCTCCCAGTCAGATAGGCCGCTGTTTGCCGGTACATGTCTTCTGTGCTGCTCATTTATCACGATTCTGTGCGGGCAGGAGTACGAACCGCAGTTCACGCCGGGCCCCCCATCCACAACTAAGCACGCCGCAGTGATCTCCTGGTCCCAGCAACAACAGGGAGTCACCTGCGCCGCGGTATCGCGCTCGATGGAGGCTCCGGCGAGAATGCACAAGATCGGAACGCACGACCGAAGTGCGCCCCTTGCATGGCGGTTGGAATAGCGGTTACCGCCACGACGAGGCGCGCTACTCATTACAGCGGGCTCCGTGCTCACCTGTTCAAATGAATCCATGATGTTCTACCCCGCAACTATGGCCCACGGTCGAACAGTTGCGTCGCTTCCCCACGGCGCGGCCCGGCGATCAAACCGGGATGCTTGGAAGATAACCCGACCGGCCTTGGTGTCAAGAGGAAATCCGCGCCGATTCTGGGCTGCCCAACAACAACGCCCGGCGAACCTTGCGGCTCAGCCGGGCGCTTCCGGGGGCGGGAGATGCTGCTCCAAGATTGTGGTTGGCGCGGCATGGTCAAGGCCCGACAGCGTTCCGGGGCTCGGGGCAGCACTTCGTCGGTCGGCCAGTGGGCCGCGCCGCTCGCATTCCCGGGGGCACTTTCGGGGGCCACCACCCTCGCGGGCACCTGGCCCACGGCAGGCGGCGCTTGATGGCCAGCACCGTTCGGCATCGTGAACATCCACAACTCTCCGAGTTCAGCGGGCATCGGCAGCTTCACGATGGGACCGACGAGCGTGCCTGTCGGAAGCCTGCGAAGGGAGACACTTCCGCCAGGCACCGACTCGGCGACCTGGTCCTGGAGATCGCTCGAGAGTTCGAACGAGTTCACGCAGGGGATCGTGGTGCCGCCTGCGGCGAAGAGGTCCACTGCGGCGTTCTGATGTCGCCTGACGATGTAGCCCAAAAATCCGAGCGTCGCTTCGTCTTCGGCCTCGGTGACGGCCACGATCTGCCCGCTTGCGACGATTCCCGGTGGTGCGCCGATGCCGAGAGCGACGAGGGCCTTCTTCGTGCCCGTTCCGCTCTCGCGCCAGAGGATCGAGGCCGGCCCGGCGACGGCGCTCGTGAGGTACGGTTCGCCGTTGGCCAGTCGCCCGGTCGTGTGTTCGTCGTCGGTGACGACGACGATCGCCTGGGTCACGCCGGAGAGGCAGACGCGCCCGAACTTGCCGGGCATGATCGGAGTGGTCGCGATCCCGGTCCAGACTGCTGGATCGTCGGTGTCTGACGGCTGCACATCGACGGCAAGGCGTGCGCCCGCCGACGGCGCGACGGCCAGCGAGCGCGCGATGGCGCAGGAGCGCGAGACGAAGCCGACGGCCAAGGCAACGCCCACGGCGGCCACCAGAGCCACCACGGGGGCGACGGCGGCCCCTGTTGCGAAGGGCAAGGCCAGCACCAAGCCGAAGGCCACGAAGGCCAAGTCCGCCACTGTCGCCAAACCCGCCAAGCCTGCCAAGGCGGCGAAGTCGAAGCGCCTGAGCGCGCTTGACGCGGCGGCGCAGGTTTGTAGCGGCCCTGGTGTCTTGGACAAGAGGATTGGGGTATTGGGTTGAGGATCAGGCGGCCTGAGCAAGCGGCAGGAGCTTGGCGCGGACCTGCGATGGCGTGAGGTAGTCGTGGCGCTGCAAGATCCATCGCTCGTTGAAGTTGCGGCGGAAGTCGTGGAGGGCTCGGACGAGTTGCTCGACCGAGTCGAAGCGTCTCAGCCAGAGCAGTTGCTCCTTGAGCGTGCGGATGAATCGTTCGGCGCAGCCGTTGCCCTCGGGGCTTCGCACGAAGGCGGGGCTCGATCTGATGCCGAGGAAGGTGATCTCCTCTTGGAATGCATTCAAGACGAACTGGCTGCCGTGATCGTGGCGGAGCTTGAGTCCGGCCGGTGCGGCGATGTCCTGCGCGAATGCTCCGAAGGAAGTGCGGACCGCCTGGCGGACGACCTCGAGGGCTTCGAAGCGCGTGCCGCGTCGCGCCGCGTGGATGCCCAGGCACTCGCCGGTGCAGTGATCGACGAGGATGAAGATGGTGGCCTGCCCTTCGAGCGTGAGTGTGCCGGTGGCGTCGATGCCCCACATCGAGTCGGGACGATCGGTGATGATCGAGCCGTCGTGAGTGCGCGGGCCGGGCGGCGCTCCTCGGCGCGACGGCGCGAGCAGATCGTGCTCGCGCATGATCCGGAGCACGCGCTCGCGTCGAGTGCGGATGCCTGCGTGGCGGAGATAGGCCCAGACCTTGCGGTGGCCTTCGCCGACCCAGAGCGAATCCTGAAGCGCGGTGCGGATGCCGGCGAGGATCTGTTCGTCGGTGAGCGCGCTGCGTGGCCCGCGGCGAGCTGGCGCGATGGGCGGCGTCTGTTGACTCTGCCGTCGGCGAATGAGCTGCGCGGTCGAGCGCGGGAGCTTCCAGACTCGGCAGACGCGAGCGAGGCCGTAGGGACGATTCGCGGAGGGAGAGCTGGCCTCGCTCATGACGAGAGCCTCCGCGGCGGAGGGCGGAGACCGTCCTCCAGGTGCTCGATCTTGCGCTCCAGGAGCTCGATCGTCATGGTCTGGTCGCCAAGCTTGGCCTTGAGATCGTGGATGAGCGTGTCGCGCTCGTCCGACTCTCGGCTCTGGAGACCGGACTGTCCGGCGGCGAGGAAGTCATCGCGCCATTGGGAGAGCCGTGCGGTCGAGACGCCGACTTCGCGTGAGAGCGTGTCGAGCGCTTCGCCCTTCAGCAGGCGCAGGACGAGCTCGGCCTTTCGACGCGAGCTCCATCGGCCCTTGTCGGCGCGCTCGCCTGACGCTGCGGTCGGGCTGCGCCCTCGCTTCGCGTCCGGTGAGGATCTGCGGTGGTGTCGTGGCATCGGGGCATTCTCCTTCGAAGCCCCAATCGTGTGTCCAAGGAGATCGAGCACCTACCCAGCTTCAGCTTCTTATCCATCGGATTGCTCGAGGAGTGATGCTGCACGATCATCCATGGCTGCCCGGGGGTGCGCTTGAAGACGAAGGTGAAGCGGGCGTGCTTGACCGTTGGAAGCCCGAACACCAGGTTGCCGCATCCATCGCCGAAGAAGAGGAAGGTGTAGAGGCCGTTGGCCGAGGCCATGTTGAAGTCGTTGCTGAAGGTGAAATGGACCGCACCCAGGTTCAGTGGCATCATGAGCGGTCGGCTCGGCAGAAACGCATGCCTGAAGTAGTTCCTGATGATCGGTGCATTGCGATTGGCCGGGTTGTAGGGAAGGTTTCGATAGAGCGCGTAGGTTCCGACCGTGGGAAGCAATGAGGCGTCTGGGGCGTAGAAGCCGGCCATCACATTGAAGTCGTTCAACGGAAGCGAGAAGCCCCACTCGTGAATCCGGTCGACGATGCCCCAGGCGGCGCCGAACGGAATGGCCGCGGCAATGGCCTGGAGCATCTCGCCGATCCTTGCCCCGTTGAGCGCCTTGATGATTCCGTCAGGTCCCATCGTCGCGACATGCATTGCGCCGCCAGCCGCGAAGAAGTCCGCCTTCACGAACTGAACGCCACCCGGAGCATTGAACTGCACGGTGAAGGTGTCACCTACGACGACGCCGGACCCGAACTTGACGGTGAATCCAGCCCCCGGGCCCTGGAGCACCGCCGTGGCGCCTGGAACGCTGCTGGACTCGGGGACGATTCCGAAGGGTCCCGAAGGTGATGCCGAGAGGGTGACGCGAATCTCATCAAAGAGCGCCAGATTCCGGTCGCCCGGAAACGGCTCGGGGCGATCGTCCTCCACATAGGTCCACCCGCTGTAGGTGTTCTGTGCGACGGCCGATTCGACATGAAGCGCGAGCGGCAGTGCCGCCGTGACGGCCATAAGCCAAGCCGCGCCACCGCGAGGCAGCGTGGCGAGTGCCCTGGCGACAAGGCATGAACAGAGTCCCTTGACCGACGGTTGAACGAGCCATGCAGGAAGACGAGTCATCACGAGCCTCCGTTGGGCTGAGGATTGGCAAGCGGCTTCGACCGCTGAGCACGGCGGATGAATCCCCACGCAGGGACCCCGCACCCACAGTAGCGGAGCGCCCCCGAGTTCCTGACAGGTCGTCTTCAGTCTTTGGCGATGGCCCTTCGGGGATCGCGTCACGCCCCCTGCCGATGCGTGAAGCCCCTCACGAATCCCGCGAGGTGCGCTCCCGCGCCGCCTTTGCCCGGCGGTCGTCGGCCTTGAATCGGCGTTGCAAGACCGTGTCACCCTCTTCCTGGCGGCGGAGAGCGCGCCACACCAGAATTCCCACCGCCACCATGCTGATCGCGATGAGGGTGGAAATGAACATCGAAGCGTCGGCGTGCTGACGCGCCCTCAGGCGAGGCTCACGCCAGGCGCGAGCCCTTTCGCATCGTCACCATCTGGGCCTGGAGCGTCCGACCTGGGCATGCCGTCTTCGCGCCAGCCCACTCCTGGTGGGTCATGACACGCGCCTTCGGCACGCCGTACATCTGCATGAGCACCTTGAGCTGGCGTTCAAGGGCGGCAAGCTGCGCAGGGCTCGGCGACTGCTGCTCGAAGTTCCCGAGGCAGCAGATGCCGAGGTTGCCTTCGTTCCAGTTCTTCACATGCGCGCCCTGCCAGTTGATGGCCCGACCCTCCCAGACGCGCCCTTCCCTGTCGATCACAAAGTGGTATCCGATGTCGCCCCACCCATTGCCGCGATGACCATTGCGGATCATCTCGATGCGGGCCTTGGTCGACGCGGGGTCCGTGGAGGTGAAGGGTGTGAGCCCATCATGATGCACAGTGATGTGCCTGACGGGCCGCATGGGATTCATGAGCGAGCAGATCGGTTCAGCGCGAGCCCACTGGCTTCGCGGAAGGACTCCGTTCGGCAAGGTCTGCACTGTTGGCGTGGGCGCGGGCTGGGCCAATGGCGGAGGCGGCGGCACATCGCACACCGTGTCGAGGTCGGGCCAGATGGGTCCCGGAAGATCGCCGGTCCGGCTGGTTGCACAGCCACTCAGCGCCAGCGCGCCCAAGCCTCCAAGGCCGAGGACTCCGCGCAGAAGCAGCGCGCGTCGCGTGAGTGGAACAGCAGGTTCGTTGGGCTGCGGTCGAGGGGGCTGATCCATGCAATTTCCCTGAAAACGAGACTATCGACCCCTCGGCGGGAGCCGCTCCAAGAATACGCCGTTCCTCTCGCTGAGTGTCACCTTCGGCTAGAATCCACGATCCGTTGACACACTGTCGCAGTTCGCTCGTGGTGATGCGTTTCGGGCCCTTGGCGGGGCCCGACAATACCCCCACGCCATGGACCATCGGCACCTCGAATGAACGCTTCCCGTCGCTCCCCCATGGCCGAAGCCGCCGCCCCCAAGCCTGACGCGAATCGGCCGGACACCTCGCCTCGCGATGCCACCTCGGCAGCGAGCGGAGAGGTCTATGACGCCGGGTCCATTCAGGTCCTCGAAGGCCTTGAGGCGATCCGCAAGCGACCCGGCATGTATGTCGGCGGCACGGGGATGGAGGGTCTCCACCACCTCGTCTACGAGTGCGTCGACAACGCGATCGACGAGGTGATGGCGGGCCATGCCTCGATGGTCACCGTCACGCTCGGTGTCGACGGCAGCTGCACGGTGATCGACGACGGCCGAGGCATGCCCGTCGATCCGATGAAGCACGAGAACCCGGCGATCGACGGCCGCCCCGCCGTCGAGGTGATCCTGACCGAGGTGCATGCGGGCGGCAAGTTCGGCGGCAGCGCGTACAAGGTCTCGGGCGGTCTCCACGGCGTCGGCGTCAAGTGCGTCAACGCCCTCTCCGAGTGGACCGAGGTCGAAGTCGTCAAGGAAGGTCGCACCTGGCGCATCGCGTTCCAGCGCGGCGCGGTGACCGAGCCGCTTCATGTCGTTGCCGAAAAGTCGGCGGCGACCCGCAACGGCACGAAGATCTCGTTCCGTCCCGACCCGGAGATCTTTCCGGATACGACGCTTCGCTTCGAGGTGCTTCAGCATCGCCTGCGCGAGCTGGCGTTCCTGAACCCGGGAGCACGCATTCGCCTGCTGGATGAGCGCGTCGACGCGCATGGTCATCAGCGCGAAGAAGTGTTCCACGCCGACGACGGGCTCGCCGGCTATGTCCGCTTCCTGAATGCATCGAAGTCGACCACCAGCCCCGTCATCGCCGTGCGCCGCGAGGACCCCGAGAGCGGAGTCCGCTGCGAGATCGCGCTGCAATACACGGACTCGATGGCGGAGACGCTCCTCCCCTTCGGCAACAACATCTACAACCGCGATGGCGGCACGCATGTCACAGGATTCCGCCGGGCGCTGACCGCGGCCATCAACGGCTACGCCAAGCGAGCCAATCTCTTCAAGGAGAAGGATCTCGTTCCGACCGGCGACGATCTTCGCGAGGGGCTGACCACGGTCATCAGCGTGAAGCTGCCGAACCCGACCTTCAACAACCAGACGAAGGAGAAGCTCCTCAACCCCGAGGTCGAAGGCTTCGTCGTCACGGTCGTGTCGGAGCAGCTCGGCGCGTGGCTCGAGGAGAACCCCTCGGAGGCCAAGGGCATCGTCAATCGCGCGAAGCTGGCTGCCGAGGCTCGCGAAGCAGCGCGGAAGGCGCGGGAGCTCATCAAGCGCAAGGGCGCCCTCGACTCCGGCGGCATGCCGCACAAGCTCGCCGACTGCTCATCAAACGAGGTCGACAAGACCGAGCTCTTCATCGTCGAGGGCGATTCCGCAGGCGGCAGCGCCAAGGGCGGCCGCGATCATGTGCATCAGGCCATCCTTCCCCTTCGCGGCAAGCTGCTCAATGTGGAGCGGGCGCGCCTCGACAAGGTGCTCGCCTTCGAGGAGATCCGAACGCTGATCCAGGCGCTGCAGTGCGGCATCGGCGAGGACTTCGACATTTCGAAGCTCCGCTACGGTCGGATCATCATCATGACCGACGCCGATGTCGATGGCAGCCACATCCGCACGCTGCTCCTGACCTTCTTCTTCCGGCAGATGCCCGAGCTGGTGCGACAGGGGCGGATCTACATCGCGCAGCCGCCGCTCTACCAGGTGGCCCGTGGCAAGAGCGTCGAATATGTGCTGAACGACGAGCGCTTCAACGAGGTGCTCATCGATCTGGCGCTCAAGAGCGCCGTCCTCGTCATGCGCGACGATCGAGGCGAAGTCGTCGACCGCGTCGAAGGCGAGGAGGTGCGCCGCGTGGTCCGGGTGCTCAAGCGACTGGAGGAGCTGGCGCATGTGGCGCAGCTTCGCGGGATTCCGTTTGCCCGGCTGCTTGACTCGCGCGAGAAGGACCCGACGGGCCAGCGCCGTCTTCCCACGCACCAGGTGGTCTGGCACGAGGGCGATGCTCTCTGCTTCAGTGAGGACCAGGCGCGCGAAATTCTTCAGGAGAAGGGCCTGCTTCTTGATGAGCTCGGCGGTGCGGCAGATGCTGCGGACGCATCGGGCGCGCCC is a window of Phycisphaeraceae bacterium DNA encoding:
- a CDS encoding DNA gyrase subunit B; protein product: MAEAAAPKPDANRPDTSPRDATSAASGEVYDAGSIQVLEGLEAIRKRPGMYVGGTGMEGLHHLVYECVDNAIDEVMAGHASMVTVTLGVDGSCTVIDDGRGMPVDPMKHENPAIDGRPAVEVILTEVHAGGKFGGSAYKVSGGLHGVGVKCVNALSEWTEVEVVKEGRTWRIAFQRGAVTEPLHVVAEKSAATRNGTKISFRPDPEIFPDTTLRFEVLQHRLRELAFLNPGARIRLLDERVDAHGHQREEVFHADDGLAGYVRFLNASKSTTSPVIAVRREDPESGVRCEIALQYTDSMAETLLPFGNNIYNRDGGTHVTGFRRALTAAINGYAKRANLFKEKDLVPTGDDLREGLTTVISVKLPNPTFNNQTKEKLLNPEVEGFVVTVVSEQLGAWLEENPSEAKGIVNRAKLAAEAREAARKARELIKRKGALDSGGMPHKLADCSSNEVDKTELFIVEGDSAGGSAKGGRDHVHQAILPLRGKLLNVERARLDKVLAFEEIRTLIQALQCGIGEDFDISKLRYGRIIIMTDADVDGSHIRTLLLTFFFRQMPELVRQGRIYIAQPPLYQVARGKSVEYVLNDERFNEVLIDLALKSAVLVMRDDRGEVVDRVEGEEVRRVVRVLKRLEELAHVAQLRGIPFARLLDSREKDPTGQRRLPTHQVVWHEGDALCFSEDQAREILQEKGLLLDELGGAADAADASGAPSAAGSDSHAVNGVAPAARSAQIRTLHENRELERLMTELSKSGVSIDDYTLVQEEAVTGEKLPTRYGWIVEGEKGKPSELVEAANVPGILKTLLEVGRRGIEVKRFKGLGEMEAVQLWETTMDPARRTLLRVNWGAASQADSLFSILMGENVEQRRSYIERHALDVKNLDV
- a CDS encoding N-acetylmuramoyl-L-alanine amidase — encoded protein: MDQPPRPQPNEPAVPLTRRALLLRGVLGLGGLGALALSGCATSRTGDLPGPIWPDLDTVCDVPPPPPLAQPAPTPTVQTLPNGVLPRSQWARAEPICSLMNPMRPVRHITVHHDGLTPFTSTDPASTKARIEMIRNGHRGNGWGDIGYHFVIDREGRVWEGRAINWQGAHVKNWNEGNLGICCLGNFEQQSPSPAQLAALERQLKVLMQMYGVPKARVMTHQEWAGAKTACPGRTLQAQMVTMRKGSRLA